The following proteins are co-located in the Syntrophorhabdaceae bacterium genome:
- a CDS encoding branched-chain amino acid ABC transporter permease, whose product MEIIVYGIINSITLSLISLGFTLVYSISRLPNFAHGALYITTGYVTWLFMNKFEGFPYPFAIFISIAITCIIGALIYRFILIKIRGMEISEIIATYAIGLAILEGLRWGGLRGMTFTLPTFSSGTVSIFGVNIDHQRLIVVGVGICTFILLYLFTHFNKIGLALRGIAQDERAAMMLGIDSDMTAIISLAIGSGLAGFAAVVLLPLGNIIVEAGYNVLIFAIAVCVIGGLGSWAGTILASFIIGFAQILTEAFLSSHYQMVVALIAIIVTLLIKPSGIFGKQKELEERV is encoded by the coding sequence ATGGAGATCATAGTCTATGGCATTATAAATAGCATAACCCTTTCCCTTATTTCACTTGGTTTTACCCTTGTATACAGCATCAGCAGGCTTCCGAATTTTGCCCATGGCGCCTTATATATCACTACAGGATACGTCACTTGGCTTTTTATGAACAAGTTTGAGGGGTTTCCATACCCCTTTGCGATCTTTATCTCCATAGCCATTACATGCATTATAGGTGCATTGATATATAGGTTTATCTTGATAAAGATAAGGGGCATGGAGATATCGGAGATAATAGCGACATATGCCATAGGTCTTGCAATCCTTGAGGGACTAAGGTGGGGTGGATTAAGGGGCATGACATTCACGCTTCCTACTTTCTCATCAGGGACAGTAAGTATATTCGGGGTAAATATTGATCACCAGAGGCTCATTGTGGTAGGTGTAGGTATCTGCACATTCATCCTCCTTTATTTATTTACCCATTTTAACAAGATAGGACTTGCACTAAGGGGTATTGCCCAGGATGAGAGGGCTGCCATGATGCTCGGTATTGACTCTGATATGACAGCCATAATATCCCTTGCCATAGGTTCAGGGCTTGCTGGATTTGCTGCAGTTGTTCTCTTACCTTTAGGAAATATCATCGTGGAGGCAGGATATAATGTCCTTATCTTTGCCATAGCTGTATGTGTAATAGGGGGTCTGGGGAGTTGGGCAGGAACAATACTCGCCTCATTTATTATAGGTTTTGCCCAGATATTGACAGAGGCCTTTCTGTCATCCCATTATCAGATGGTTGTGGCCCTCATAGCTATAATTGTAACACTCCTGATTAAACCATCCGGGATATTTGGTAAACAGAAAGAACTTGAAGAGAGGGTATAG
- a CDS encoding ABC transporter substrate-binding protein, whose translation MKRLVYFFLCLLFFVFLISGSVVASEKPIVIGAPLATAFLYGWDAERGIKLAAEEINAKGGVNVAGKKRPFKIEVIDTRDLEPGVPVSEALLAVEKLILEKKADFIIGGPVRSEAALAAMDLLSKHKRISILTTGVLTPAYHKKVSDNYEKYKYCFRNSSHVGVMMNEFVTMLEDLRKAHGFDKAYIMVQDVAHARAGGEYMKKALTEKNWNVIDMKIYPTGTTDYSVGLSDSGKKGAQILFLWMDMPESAILLKQWSDMKLKSLPIGFVNAAEQPGFWKATGGKGEYLIVNLVNGGNAPAKITPWTMKFVEAYKKRWGIEPEGYGTSSSYMAVYQLKEAIEKAGSTDSDKVIKALEDLDIMGVYGRMRFDKKTHQIIPSFDPKEGAVTGIIQWQAGKRVQVFPPKVADGKVMLPPWMK comes from the coding sequence ATGAAGAGGTTAGTCTATTTTTTTCTTTGTCTTTTATTTTTTGTTTTTTTAATCTCAGGTTCAGTCGTTGCTTCTGAAAAACCTATTGTAATAGGTGCACCCCTTGCTACTGCATTTTTGTATGGATGGGATGCAGAGAGGGGTATAAAGCTTGCTGCCGAAGAAATAAACGCCAAAGGCGGTGTGAATGTTGCTGGTAAGAAAAGGCCATTTAAGATAGAAGTGATAGATACCAGGGATCTTGAACCAGGGGTGCCGGTGAGCGAAGCGCTTCTGGCTGTGGAGAAACTCATCCTTGAGAAGAAGGCAGATTTTATCATAGGTGGTCCTGTGCGTTCTGAGGCTGCCTTAGCTGCCATGGATCTTCTAAGTAAACATAAGAGGATAAGCATCCTGACAACAGGGGTCCTCACGCCTGCCTATCATAAAAAGGTAAGCGATAACTATGAAAAATATAAATACTGTTTTAGAAACTCAAGCCATGTGGGTGTTATGATGAATGAATTTGTTACCATGCTTGAGGACCTGAGGAAGGCACATGGTTTTGATAAGGCTTATATAATGGTTCAGGATGTGGCACATGCGAGGGCAGGTGGAGAATATATGAAAAAAGCCCTTACAGAAAAGAACTGGAATGTCATAGATATGAAGATATATCCTACAGGGACAACCGATTACTCAGTTGGGCTTTCAGATTCAGGTAAAAAAGGTGCTCAGATCCTTTTTCTATGGATGGATATGCCTGAAAGTGCCATACTTCTTAAACAATGGAGTGATATGAAGCTAAAAAGCCTTCCCATAGGTTTTGTTAATGCCGCTGAGCAGCCTGGTTTCTGGAAGGCAACAGGTGGAAAGGGCGAGTATCTTATCGTTAATCTTGTAAATGGTGGTAATGCACCTGCAAAGATAACCCCATGGACAATGAAATTTGTAGAGGCATATAAGAAGAGATGGGGCATTGAACCTGAAGGTTACGGCACATCATCAAGTTATATGGCTGTCTATCAATTAAAGGAGGCAATAGAAAAGGCAGGGAGTACTGATTCTGATAAGGTTATAAAGGCCCTGGAAGACCTGGATATTATGGGTGTATATGGCCGTATGCGTTTTGATAAAAAGACCCATCAGATCATCCCTTCTTTTGATCCAAAAGAAGGTGCTGTAACAGGGATTATCCAGTGGCAGGCAGGCAAGAGGGTCCAGGTCTTTCCACCAAAGGTAGCTGATGGCAAAGTCATGCTTCCTCCTTGGATGAAATAG
- a CDS encoding PAS domain S-box protein — protein sequence MDLKGILKKYREQVIDDWIIQLHNNVSKRYRERPLEELKVTVSRAFDASSAAVVENDLSKINEHIHWITKIRLEGGFALSEVQNAYELYRVILVPLLIKELDDVALKNAIERLNTCLFYTITRFSDYFQSLHEKQIKEHAQNLEIEIEKRTKELVESEAKYRVLVEDINDGYFVNQDGIIVFANKAFCDLHGYNTDEVIGRPYSDFVAPKSLPMVKKLYERRLEGKDSKDLYMYMRRHKDGNIFPTENKVKGIIYRGNFAVAGICRDITERMEAERRIRESERLANVGKLTTSLAHEIRNPLSSVKMNIQIITKNTDFRGNDKRRMEIIIQELSRLERILDEMLDFAKPIKLNLVITSINQIINSCLDVLDVKFKEKAIRIKKRYTTTLPLMSMDYERMEQAIINILINSIEALPKKGILEIETKLTSQGRNIKVIISDNGSGIPQENIPYIFDPFFSMKKKGTGLGLTNAKRIIEAHRGSVDVKLRKPNGVVFTITLPCIDGA from the coding sequence GTGGATTTAAAAGGTATTTTAAAGAAGTATCGTGAACAGGTAATAGATGATTGGATCATTCAGCTTCATAATAATGTAAGTAAAAGATATAGAGAAAGACCCTTGGAAGAACTTAAAGTGACTGTTTCAAGGGCATTTGATGCCAGTAGCGCTGCTGTTGTAGAAAATGACCTTTCAAAGATCAATGAGCATATACACTGGATAACAAAGATCAGGCTTGAAGGAGGATTTGCCCTTTCAGAGGTGCAGAACGCCTACGAGCTATATAGGGTCATTCTTGTCCCTCTCCTGATAAAGGAGCTTGATGATGTGGCATTAAAAAACGCAATAGAGAGGCTTAATACATGTCTTTTTTATACCATTACTAGGTTTAGCGATTATTTTCAATCCCTTCATGAAAAGCAGATCAAAGAACACGCTCAGAACCTTGAGATTGAAATAGAAAAGAGAACAAAAGAGCTTGTGGAGTCAGAGGCAAAGTATCGTGTCCTTGTAGAGGATATAAATGATGGTTATTTTGTAAATCAAGATGGGATAATTGTATTTGCCAATAAGGCATTCTGTGATCTCCATGGATACAATACAGATGAGGTCATAGGTAGACCCTATTCTGACTTCGTAGCGCCTAAATCCCTGCCCATGGTGAAAAAATTATACGAAAGGAGGCTTGAAGGAAAGGACTCGAAAGACCTGTATATGTATATGAGAAGGCATAAAGACGGTAATATCTTTCCTACAGAAAATAAGGTTAAGGGTATTATTTATCGTGGTAACTTCGCAGTTGCCGGCATTTGCAGGGATATTACAGAACGTATGGAGGCAGAACGCCGTATAAGGGAATCAGAACGTTTAGCAAACGTAGGAAAACTTACCACATCTCTGGCACATGAGATAAGAAACCCCCTCTCATCTGTAAAGATGAATATCCAAATAATCACAAAAAATACAGATTTTAGGGGTAATGATAAAAGAAGAATGGAGATTATTATTCAGGAATTATCAAGACTTGAGCGAATACTGGATGAGATGCTTGATTTTGCAAAACCTATAAAATTAAATCTCGTAATTACTTCAATTAACCAGATTATCAATTCATGTCTTGATGTCCTTGATGTAAAGTTCAAGGAAAAGGCAATAAGAATAAAAAAGAGATATACAACAACACTGCCTCTTATGTCTATGGATTATGAGAGGATGGAACAGGCCATCATTAATATACTTATTAATTCCATTGAGGCGCTCCCAAAGAAGGGCATATTAGAGATTGAGACTAAACTTACTTCACAGGGAAGAAATATTAAGGTAATTATTAGCGATAATGGGTCAGGTATTCCTCAGGAGAACATACCTTATATATTTGACCCTTTTTTCAGTATGAAAAAAAAGGGGACCGGATTAGGACTTACAAATGCTAAGAGGATCATAGAGGCGCATAGAGGCTCTGTGGATGTAAAATTAAGAAAACCAAATGGCGTAGTCTTTACCATAACATTACCTTGTATAGATGGGGCATGA
- a CDS encoding sigma-54 dependent transcriptional regulator: MKKHRILIIDDEISLLESLEMFLSEKGYNVECATNAAEGIFKSKTFNPELIILDVRLPDMNGIDLIEKIKIKNRNIIIITAFHDMETTIKAVKSGAFEYIPKPIDVEELEKAINKAFRSISYDSELKNEPSIDTIFDLEERRIVGKSNIMKEVFKAIGILSENRVTVLIEGETGTGKELIARAIHYHSPYKNEPFRIINCSAIVGTLLESELFGHEKGSFTGAVVTKRGKLELAGEGTIFLDEVGEIPIELQPKLLRFLQEKEFERIGGDKQIRSKARVIAATNRDLWRMVQDGTFREDLFYRLSVTRIKVPALRERKSDIPLIADYLLKKIAYELKSNPKRIENQTIERMMDYDWPGNVRELENILTHAFVNTRGEVITLDLIAPMLGKKNHFKEHNNKTEIKGEMTLQEIERGYIVKILESTRWHLGKTCEILGISRPTLRQKIKEYGIAEGKEI; encoded by the coding sequence ATGAAAAAACATAGGATACTTATAATAGATGACGAGATATCTCTCCTTGAGTCCCTGGAGATGTTTTTATCTGAAAAAGGATATAACGTTGAATGCGCAACAAATGCTGCAGAAGGTATATTCAAAAGCAAAACTTTTAATCCTGAATTGATAATTTTGGATGTAAGACTCCCTGATATGAACGGAATAGATCTAATTGAAAAAATTAAGATAAAGAACAGAAATATCATTATCATTACTGCCTTCCATGATATGGAGACCACCATTAAAGCTGTAAAATCAGGTGCATTCGAATATATACCCAAGCCAATAGATGTAGAGGAGTTAGAAAAGGCAATAAATAAGGCATTCAGGTCTATTTCTTATGATAGTGAATTAAAGAATGAGCCTTCAATAGATACAATATTTGATCTTGAAGAACGAAGGATTGTTGGCAAGAGTAACATAATGAAAGAGGTGTTCAAGGCAATTGGCATACTCTCTGAAAACAGGGTTACTGTCCTTATAGAGGGGGAGACCGGGACGGGTAAGGAATTAATAGCACGGGCAATCCATTATCACAGCCCTTATAAAAACGAACCGTTTCGCATCATTAATTGCTCTGCAATAGTGGGGACGCTTTTAGAGAGTGAGCTGTTTGGCCATGAAAAAGGGTCTTTTACCGGTGCTGTAGTCACAAAAAGAGGGAAGCTCGAACTTGCCGGTGAAGGAACCATCTTTCTTGATGAGGTTGGAGAGATTCCTATTGAACTTCAGCCAAAGTTATTAAGATTCCTTCAGGAAAAAGAGTTTGAAAGGATAGGTGGAGATAAACAGATAAGATCAAAGGCGAGGGTCATTGCAGCTACCAACAGGGACCTATGGAGGATGGTTCAGGATGGGACATTCAGGGAGGACCTATTTTATAGATTAAGTGTAACTAGAATAAAGGTCCCAGCACTGAGGGAGAGAAAATCAGATATTCCACTTATTGCGGATTATCTTTTAAAAAAGATAGCCTATGAGTTAAAGAGTAACCCTAAAAGGATCGAGAATCAAACAATAGAAAGAATGATGGATTATGATTGGCCGGGAAATGTAAGGGAACTTGAAAATATACTAACCCATGCATTTGTGAATACAAGGGGAGAGGTGATAACATTAGACCTTATAGCGCCCATGTTGGGTAAAAAGAACCATTTTAAAGAACATAACAATAAGACTGAAATAAAAGGCGAAATGACCCTACAAGAGATAGAAAGGGGGTATATTGTAAAAATATTGGAGAGCACAAGATGGCACTTGGGCAAGACTTGCGAGATCCTTGGCATTTCCCGACCCACATTGCGCCAGAAAATAAAGGAATATGGTATAGCTGAAGGTAAAGAGATATAG
- a CDS encoding response regulator — translation MITKEMIFKILIVDDNAEIREIVKEYLTNNDCIIEGANNGKEALEKYSSNPYDIIITDLKMPELSGIDLIKHIKQKTDVTEFIIITGYASLDTAMEAVRLGAFDYIVKPFRMEELKVAVKNAKEKILLKKTNQELLEKLKNFYTELDRYSKQDKDSAALKNEEKDFGTERLVKEIKNLESLIKSRLMIE, via the coding sequence ATGATAACGAAGGAAATGATATTCAAGATTTTAATAGTAGATGATAATGCAGAGATCAGAGAAATTGTCAAAGAATATCTCACTAATAATGATTGTATAATTGAAGGTGCAAATAACGGCAAAGAGGCATTAGAAAAATATAGCTCCAACCCCTATGATATCATTATAACAGACCTAAAGATGCCAGAATTATCAGGCATCGATCTAATAAAACATATAAAACAAAAAACAGATGTAACAGAGTTTATTATAATAACAGGGTATGCATCCCTTGATACTGCCATGGAGGCAGTAAGATTAGGTGCTTTCGATTACATTGTAAAGCCATTCAGGATGGAGGAACTAAAGGTTGCTGTAAAAAACGCAAAAGAAAAGATTTTACTTAAAAAAACCAATCAGGAACTCCTTGAAAAACTAAAAAATTTTTATACTGAATTAGATAGATATAGCAAACAGGATAAAGACTCGGCAGCGCTAAAAAATGAGGAAAAAGATTTTGGGACTGAAAGACTGGTTAAGGAGATTAAAAACCTTGAAAGTTTGATCAAGTCCCGCCTTATGATTGAATAA